From Triticum aestivum cultivar Chinese Spring chromosome 4A, IWGSC CS RefSeq v2.1, whole genome shotgun sequence, a single genomic window includes:
- the LOC123085276 gene encoding autophagy-related protein 9: MMSFPSKDTNSQTLFKWPWRRESPLSAQLLIDIPPEIELSDYRRLPSSGSESPSGLLHGEGVKEEPIPDLDIFFERLYEYFCAKGLRCIVTKWIIEILNVLFTVCCIGFFFLYVDWNAIGHLKCGVEALESGEKPCDLMAAIKHNPLVPFTFPKMVTVGSMIILVTYGLINFLKFFVQLKSTLNARDFYYNSLKITDLEIQTISWPRIIEKVVLLQKSKKLCVVRDLSEHDIIMRIMRKENYLIGMVNKGIISFPIRPWLPGAGPTVKSHVHDRRNHVILPKALEWTLNWCIFQSMFDSKFCVRKDFLASPAALKKRLVFVGIAMLILSPCLVIFPLVYLILRHAEEIYNHPSTASSRRWSNLSRWIFREYNEVDHFFRHRMNNSAVHSLNYLKQFPTPLISIIAKFVSFVSGGLAGALIIMGFLGESILEGHIFGRNLFWYTIVFGTIAAISRKVVADELQVIDPEGAMCLVVQQTHYMPKRWRGKESNELVRKEFETLFQYTIVMLLEEMASIFITPYLLIFEVPKRVDDILHFISDFTIYVDGVGDVCSLSMFDFRRHGNRNYGSPFDAPKNLRSSQGKMEKSFLSFQSVYPSLASNAEGKQFLHNLQKFKERQIRQQAVAQYQAMEASGFVDSTGQRDDIFHQLLPSIIRNHAEAFPPAGYNLDPLGLLDSDQRIHPYILDWYYMRHSPHLDRVEAPHFDEASLEAGQNASQLARETSEIEEDEDYYSDLYGRVQSHMGASTSSTLFRHAPTKHNGNEDSSTGNWWNQAPASSHDPQGSFLEPPAFGYHNMADKSHSSHHSDDISEGSEGDLEQGDNRSSSTRSWRNPQALSKTRYMDDSYIEDGLGLHFTDERPGVAADAYDSMPAGLPVRIIPRSSDPV; this comes from the exons ATGATGTCCTTCCCTTCGAAGGACACAAATTCACAAACATTATTTAAGTGGCCTTGGAGAAGAGAATCACCATTATCAGCACAACTGCTCATTGATATTCCACCTGAAATTGAGTTGTCAGACTACCGAAGATTGCCAAGTTCTGGAAGTGAGAGCCCGTCTGGACTTCTCCATGGTGAAGGCGTCAAGGAAGAACCGATCCCTGACCTGGATATTTTCTTCGAAAGGCTTTATGAATATTTCTGCGCAAAAGGACTGAGGTGTATTGTTACCAAATGGATAATCGAGATCCTGAATGTACTGTTTACGGTGTGCTGTATTGGCTTCTTCTTTTTATATGTTGATTGGAATGCCATTGGCCACTTGAAATGTGGTGTGGAGGCACTTGAGTCTGGAGAAAAACCATGTGATCTGATGGCAGCCATCAAGCATAATCCATTAGTACCCTTTACATTTCCTAAAATGGTCACTGTTGGATCAATGATTATATTGGTAACATATGGACTTATCAACTTCCTCAAGTTCTTTGTACAACTGAAAAGTACACTGAATGCACGTGACTTCTACTATAATAG CCTTAAGATTACAGATCTTGAGATCCAGACGATATCATGGCCCAGAATAATCGAGAAGGTTGTCCTGCTACAAAAGTCTAAAAAACTCTGTGTTGTTAGGGATCTCTCGGAGCATGATATTATCATGAGAATAATGAGGAAAGAAAATTACTTGATAGGGATGGTGAATAAAGGCATTATCTCATTTCCAATTCGTCCTTGGCTTCCTGGTGCTGGCCCAACTGTCAAATCTCATGTACATGACAGGAGAAATCATGTGATACTTCCAAAAGCCCTAGAATGGACCTTAAATTGGTGCATCTTCCAGAGTATGTTTGACAG TAAATTCTGCGTTCGAAAAGATTTTCTAGCAAGCCCAGCTGCATTGAAAAAACGACTTGTATTTGTTGGCATTGCAATGTTGATCCTGTCGCCCTGCCTTGTAATTTTCCCATTGGTGTACCTCATTCTGAGGCATGCTGAAGAAATTTATAATCATCCCAGTACAGCATCATCCAGAAGATGGTCAAATTTATCAAGGTGGATTTTCAGGGAGTATAATGAG GTAGACCATTTCTTCAGACATAGAATGAACAACAGTGCTGTGCATTCGTTGAATTACTTGAAGCAATTTCCTACGCCACTAATTTCTATCATAGCAAAATTTGTATCTTTTGTTTCTGGTGGTTTGGCTGGTGCTCTTATAATTATGGGATTTCTGGGCGAATCCATCCTTGAGGGTCAT ATTTTCGGAAGGAACCTATTCTGGTATACTATTGTTTTTGGAACAATAGCAGCTATAAGTCGAAAAGTAGTGGCTGATGAGCTTCAAGTAATTGACCCAGAAGGTGCTATGTGCCTCGTTGTCCAGCAAACCCATTACATGCCGAAGCGGTGGCGTGGTAAAGAGAGCAATGAGCTGGTTCGGAAAGAATTTGAAACACTATTTCAG TATACCATAGTAATGCTATTAGAAGAGATGGCGTCCATTTTCATCACTCCTTACTTGCTCATTTTTGAGGTACCAAAG CGTGTTGATGACATTCTGCACTTCATATCGGACTTCACAATTTATGTAGATGGAGTGGGAGATGTATGCAG TTTAAGCATGTTTGACTTCAGAAGACACGGCAATAGAAACTATGGTTCTCCATTTGATGCACCTAAAAACCTGAGGAGCTCCCAAGGGAAAATGGAGAAATCATTCTTAAG TTTTCAGAGTGTTTATCCATCATTGGCATCAAATGCAGAGGGCAAACAATTCTTACATAACCTACAGAAGTTCAAGGAAAGACAAATACGTCAACAAGCTGTTGCGCAGTATCAGGCAATGGAAGCATCAGGCTTTGTGGATAGCACAGGTCAAAGGGATGATATCTTCCATCAACTACTCCCAAGTATTATCCGTAACCATGCAGAGGCCTTCCCACCTGCTGGTTATAACTTAGATCCCTTGGGATTGCTGGACTCAGATCAAAGAATTCATCCATATATTCTGGATTGGTATTACATGCGTCATTCACCACACTTGGATAGAGTTGAAGCTCCCCATTTTGACGAAGCATCCCTTGAGGCTGGTCAGAACGCAAGTCAGCTAGCAAGGGAAacatctgagattgaagaagatgaaGATTATTACTCTGATCTGTACGGAAGGGTTCAGAGTCATATGGGAGCATCTACATCAAGCACTTTGTTCCGGCATGCTCCTACAAAGCACAACGGTAACGAAGACAGTTCCACAGGCAACTGGTGGAACCAGGCCCCTGCATCTTCCCATGATCCGCAAGGCAGTTTTCTCGAGCCTCCAGCATTTGGATATCATAATATGGCAGACAAAAGTCATTCCAGCCATCACAGTGATGATATATCAGAGGGAAGCGAGGGAGATCTGGAGCAGGGCGACAACAGAAGCAGCAGCACCAGGAGCTGGAGAAATCCCCAAGCCTTGTCCAAGACGAGGTATATGGACGACTCCTACATCGAGGATGGGCTGGGTCTTCATTTCACCGATGAACGACCTGGAGTAGCAGCTGATGCGTATGACAGCATGCCGGCTGGCCTTCCCGTAAGGATAATACCTCGAAGCAGTGACCCAGTGTAG